The genomic stretch TCATTTAAGGATCGAAACTAAGCCCATTTGGGCTGAGCTCCCTTCAAATGCCGACGGGATATGAAAAAGATACAGCAGAAATGAACGCAACGTTTATATTCCATTAGTGTAGGACACTTTCACCACTTGTTCAATTGCTCAATCCACTTCTCCTATTATTTCACTGTCTACTGTTAAGAATGTCGCGACTACATAGAGCCATGGCGAAAGTCGTGCTGCttcgaaaaagaagaaatctccCTGCACTGTGGTGTCAGAATCAACTATGAGTTGAATTTCCTGCACAATCGCAAACATATGAAACTACTCTACAACGACCACGGCAAcaaaataaatatattAACTAAGAAGATGAGTATATGAATATCAGACAGACACAATTCGGTTACTGACTGGTGAGAAGTACGAGAATCcagattttgcaaaatcaaACAAGCTTTTATCTATTTTTGTTCCGTTTGGTAGACGTGTCTCATTCCTGTTTCTCCAGGCACCGCTCTGAGTGTGCAGTATGTTTCACAATCTACCAAGGATTGCTATCCCTTGTTCTTTGGCAAGTGAATGAAACTGTATATGCCTGATCCATATATGAAATTAGTGAATTTATTAATCCCCCGAATGAAAACCTAGCTTTCGAAGTCAAGCTCTCGATGATGGTAAAACACGTTGTAGTGTATAAAATTTTGATCCCGTTCCAGATTGGCACTTGCAATAATGTAACTCCTGCAATATGCCAATGGTAATTTTAGCCTCGGTTAGCTAGTTAGGTCGCTGTTTATGCAGCTTGTCAGCATACTGTTAGATTTGTAGCTCTACATGATGACACAATCCTTCTCTTGCGCAGCACTGCCTTTGGCTACTCCTCCTTCCACAGAATTGACATTCCTACTGCCCACAGTACCTGACCTTTTCTTGCCGATTTGTCGGCGCAACTTCGTAGCCGCAGCCTGATCTGAAATCCTTTCTAGCGACTTCTCCTCACCACCTTCTGCTGCACGCTTGTACCAAGTCTGTGCCTCTTCATCGTCCTTGATGCAACCAATGCCCTTTTCGTAGAAGTTAGCCAATGCGAATTGTGCCTTTGGCAAGTTGCAGACGGCTGCTCTCTTGGCCCACTCAAAGGCTTCATTCTCATCTTTAGGCAAAAAAGGATCGCTGCCAATAAGGTACCAGGCACACATAGCCAACATAGATTCAGGGTCGCCGCCCAATGCAGCTTGTGTATAGTAGTGAATAGACAAGTTATTGTCTTGTGGGacaatttctccaacttcgTAGAACTGACCCAATAGAGCAGCAGATTGTACATGGCCCAAAGCTGCAGCCTGCGAGTACAATTCCAAGGCATACTTCTTGTCAGCAATGACAATGTCCTGGAACCCGTTGTAGTAGATCTTACCCAATTCAAACGGAGCCGCAGCTACAAGCTCGTTTGCTACATTAGATGCTCTTTCCAACCATTTAATACCCAGcttcttggtgttgataTGGTTGGGCATACCCATTCTGCCGTAGAACGAGTAGATACCCAACTTGTACATGGATGCCGGGTGGTTTTTAGAGGCTGCCATCTTCAAGTACTCGATGGACTTTCTGGAGTCTCTGCCTGTTCCTAAACCCTCTTCATAACAGTAGGAGGTTCTGTAAGCCGACTCGATATGGCCATGTTTAGCAGCTGCTTGGAACAACACAAATGCTTCTCTATTCTCAACCCTGTCCAAAGCACCAGAACTGTACGCGTCAGCCAACAAGTACTGAGCATCTACATAACCTTTGTCCgacaactttttcaagtagTGAACGGCTTCCTTTAAGAGAGCACGCTTTAAACGCTTGTCGTCTACGGTAGAACCGTCCCCCAACTCGGTACCGAGATCAAGAGTATCCGATTTCGACTTCTTGTGAGTCTTTGAGATCGAAAGAGACAGGCCATTCAggttcttgttgaagagcTCTTTCCTAGGCAGGTTTTCTATCGACTGCGAGGGAGTGTTGCCCTGACTAGAGGAGCCCTGGGAACCCTGAGAGCCATGATTGCTACTACCCCCTCCTACACCTAAATTAGAAGGTTCTGCATCCAACAAAAGGGCTGTTTGAAGCATGTATTGAGCGTACTGGAACAAAACGGTAGGGTCGTTGGACTTTTTGGCGTTTTTTCGGTATAACTCAATTGTTTTGATTCGCGGCATGAGATGCGTCGAGTTTGAGCCGAGGTACAGCTGGATTATGTTCTGGCTGAAATCGACCATCGACGCGTTGTCTCTGTCGtagaagaaagatgaagtaGACGATACTGAACGGCTGTGGCCATACTTTTGCTGTGGCATAGGCAAGTTGTTTTCCGACTTGGAGAACATCAGATCGACGTTTGGTGTCTGCtggttcaagttgaagttggtgacAGACGAAGTAGCTGAAAGCGGATTGGATGGAGGTGAAACTACAGCAGTGTTGGATGCGAATACAGGAGGAGGAGTCAGCGAGTCGTACTGGGGGTATGGAGTTGCGACACTGGCAGGAATGGGAGATTTTCCATGGATGCTGCTGGTGTTGCTAGTATTGTTGGTGATACTGCTCAAATTGTGGAGCTTTGGCGACTGGAGAATGGAACCACTATTGTGGTGAGAAAGGCCGTTACTGGCCACACTTCCTACATTTACGTTTTCTACGTTTGCAGCAGTTTCATCTACAGGGGTCTGGTAGTTCGAAGAAGAGCCGTGGGAAGATGAGTTCGTGGAATCGGCGATGGTAGGCGTGTCGCTGGCAAGATTTGTGTTGCTTCCGTTGTATTTGttgacagaagaagacgagaCGTTTTTGGTAGGAGCCAATGTTGCCTCAGACGCGGTCAGGATATGGGGAAGAGCGTAGTCACCGGTAGTGGCGAAATCGCCCTCTACGGGGTACGGAGCCGATGAAGGCGCCTTCTGGCGGTATGGATGTGTACTCATGGTGATGATTTTTCCAGAAAACTTGTGAGAATTGATgaatgaaatgaaaatgagaaaatGTGAAGATTATGATGACTATGAAATTATGAAGATGTTGGTTATGAAAATATGAAGCTCTGTGTTTAGACTATGAGCGGATGTTGCTGGATATGTATGTGTATGTGTATGtgaatatgaatatatGATGGGAATGTTACGGAGTGATGGATATGATGGTTGTGGTGTTTTATGTGCGGATGATAATTGTCGTTGATGggatcttgaagaatcgTGTAGGATCGACAATATGCGATGGTGATGGGGCTGGATGAGTGTGGAAGCACTATGATCCGGGTTATTCgcaacaacaagaatacaaaacagaagaaaaccggccagcagaagagaaaaacaCTATGGCTGATTTAGGTCAAGACCAAAAATGATCCACGAGACGTTCAGAAAAAAGTTCGCTTTTTCCGGCTTTTTTTCTCAGTGTATATACCGAAGAAAAAGTAGGCTTTTCCTGGCTTGGAATTCTCAGCTTAGGGCTTCTACCAGCCTGGAGGGTGGTTGGCAGAATGGTGGAGGTAAAGTATGGATCTATATATAAATGTAAATAGtgtaaatatatatttgtatatattcgtatatatttgtatttATACTGGATTTTATATTGGTAAATGTATGCAAATACAAACGTTATACCAATAAACTACAAATGCTACGGTAGTCTCTATCTAGTACGATCTTGCCGGTATCAGTGTAACTTTCCTAGTTCATTCTGTAAGTCGGTTCTTTATCGTCTGTGGAGCTCACGGTGTGGATCGTTCTACAGCTGCAACTCTTCTTGATCAGGGGCTGTCTCACGTCGTCATCTCCATCACAGCTCCTGTAACAAACACAGcaaaataataataaaCACGACGGCTGTTGCTATCTTCTGTGCCAACCCTTGCAAGCTGTATACAGAATAGTCCATGCATGGCTAACATTCTAGGAAGGGATTCCATGTTCAGACACCAGACCAGGCCGCTAATTGCGATACGACCATCCGGCCACCCTGACCGTCGTCTTCAGACATTTGGAAGTCGTACCAGTTAAGCACGCTCATGTAATTCGGACGGGATTCGGTTCGGAAGCCTGTTTGAACTGTTCGAATAtgaatttgttcaacatcttgaatCAAGAATCGGCACGAGAATCTTTCCTTCTCGCAAAGTCAATTTCAAACAAGCCACGGTTTGTATTGTTAGCATTGTTTGCATCCCAACGCGACAGCTATTTATATCCCTgttgttcttctgcttAAGCCTGGAATATATTGCCTGCCTTTAGTGTATCAGAACGAGATGCCATGCCATAATGAGGCGTGTTTGAGCGAGCACTAtcctgaagaagacagtTGGGTTCCGCATTGGTTAATCGCTATCTGCCTCTACCCAAATCGCAGCCCACTGCCGTCACCATCAGCTCATATCACTTGCTGAATGTAAAGCTTGATAATGTAGAGATCGAACCGTCCCTGTGAGGACGAGCTAGACTATTGTTTCTTCTCGCAGGTTGTCGTTTATAATGTCTATTGTATTTCTAAATGGCCCTGTAAATCTTCCTTACAGCTCTATAGGGTCTCGTCTGACCTAAAATACGATCGCTAAACTTTAAATCACGACCCcattgttcttgacaattGAAAACTGGCTTTTAGAAATTTCATGTCTTGTGGATTCTACACTCTTCCGACTTGTCCAGGACATACATGTGTCCCGGATATACGTGTTTCCTTTTCTAGGTGCTTTCAAGTTATTGTTCTCCAAATTGTTCCGTGCCTCCCATTGAGGAAATCGGTTGCAATCCCAAAAAGAGCCATTTTTAATAAATCTCCTTTTGCTCATCGTTTCTATACTCTTTGAGTAGCTACACTTGGGCACATCTATGATTCCTATACATGCAACTAAACTGAATAACACCTAAACTATATAATGTCATAAATACGACtgagaaatgaaaaatctaCATTTCCTCACATACTAACCACTCCTAATAaagctgaagaaggctGCCAAGAAAGCTGCCGCTACTACTCCTACTATGAGCCCAAAACTGTTCTGAACAGGGTTCGCTTTCTCCTGCTCCACCAACAACCTGGCTCTATCTTCTGGGTCTAACAAGTCAAGGTTCTTGTGCACATCAATGGGCTGCTCGTTGTCTAAATGCGCATTGAGAGTCTGGGCACTTTTTTCTTCCTGGTcctgtttctgtttctggatttcaatattggtCTTGTTCTGTTTGACCAAATCAGGAAACTGCTTGATAAACCGCTGGTTCTCTTTGATGTTCCATTGTAAACTTTCTCTGGCTAAGCGACGCTTGACATTTTCGCTTGTATTAATAGATCCAGTAGTGCTTTCGTCTCCCGTCATGAAACTCAAGAGCCCGGTCAAAATTGTAGCCACACTCCAGGCTGGGTTCCAGGTATCAGGATGGTAATCACTCATCGATAAACACAACCTCGTATTGCAGGAAAATCTGCCATTAGGTGTCACCATCGAAATCGAGGGTGGCTTAAAGGGGTACTCGTTAGGGAAACGTAACATGCCGTGGTACTGGCCATCTTCGAATGGAGTGTTGGGAGGGCCTGTTATTACGTAGTGCCACTCCAAGATGTTTTCGTCATTGGGCTTAGCTTCAATGTATGGAGGTGGGTTTGCCTGAATAGCTTTGTACTCTTTGGTTAGTCTTCTCTGCGATTGTCTAGAAGCCATTTCGTGTGAATGAGTTAATAAGCAATTAGATAAGTTGAGTCTGTTTAAATGAAATTCTTAAGACGGTTATATGATGTTGACCTTGATTCTTTGTAATGTTTCTGTTTGGAAGTGATATACTTTATGATCCGGCTCTGGTTTGCTTTACTTGTCCTGTGACGTTCGCTGGGGtttattgaaatttgatgattttcaagaagttatAACCTGACACTGGTTTGTGTGGTTTATAGACTGTGTGATCCGTGGAAGATGTATGCCCACACGCCCTACGGTTCTTATAATATGACTTAATCAAGTAGCAGCTTATATACTTCTATATTTGACATCCACAGTGGTAGTGGAAAGATCAGATTGTTATAAATGTTGAGTTCACACGACCAACATTTCTGTAGATAAGAACGAGAtttcttttgcaatcgtcAGCATTGCTTTATGGGGAAATGGAAGCTATTATAGAATCTTTCAGAATAGCTACGTAGGCTTCTCAGCCGTGGGACGGTCAGACAATGTACATGTACAGATGTAGAGTAAAATATTAGGCTAAATACACTTATACTTTTGGTTCGAACTTACACCAAAGGTTACGTTTGAGCAAAACTTTTATTAAATCAGGATGAATATACCTATGTATGACTTTACTTGTCTCTGTATGTTCTTGATCTTAAATGGCAATCATGCAGTAGATGTGATGGAACCATCTAGCTCTTTTGTCCAACAGCAATAATGATACTGTTATCCACCAAGTACGTAATATCACCATTGACATTCTTTGATTCCAAGTCACCCAGTTTCATCTTATCGACGATGTCCTGGCGAGAATGGTTTTCAATAAAGATATCTGGTTGCCACAACTTGACACAGAATTCTCTGGCTGCACTCACGTTGGTCAAGCCACTGAAGCTGCCCAAGGTTTCGTTTAGAGCATCTACTTTTAAACCTCCCATGTGTCTGACAGCATTGCCCGCCTTTTCTGCTGGGATATCCTTTTCAACATCCTCattgtagaaatcaacaataaaGAGCCAACCTCCTGGAGCCAAAAATTCAGCCAATTTCTTGGTGACCTCACGGTAGCTATCGATGTGATGATATGAAATGGTACAGATGATAGCATCGAATTTTCCACCAAACTTTGCTGAAAGCTCAGGCTGAAGCTCTGGGTCCAAGATATCGTAGATATATGATTTTAtggaaacttcttcagatatGTGCTTTTCGGCCTTGTCGTTGAATATGCTCAAAAGTTTGGGATTTATGTCAATTCCCACGATTTCAGTTGTCTTGCCTTTCTCAGCAAGATATGGTGGTAACTTCATAGTGACCAACCCTGTACCACAGGCAAAATCAAGCAACTTCATACCTGGCCTGAATACTGAATCAGGAAACTTTTCTCTGAATGTGGTGAGTTCAGGCAAGTCGTCCAAAGTAAAGCCTACAAGTGGTTTAGAAGGGTTTCCAAGCAAAGGAGCAGATTCCTCTGTAGTCTTTCTTGGTTTGTTTACATCGAACTCTAACAAAGTTTTTGTAGACAATATACTCAAGGCATTGACCGGTTCAAGAGTATCATATTTGGTAGCCATTCTTGTGTCAAAGGCCTTTAGGTTGGCAGCGATAGCATCCTTATGTTCTTGTGACATGGTAATGTAGTAGCACTAAGAGCAAGAGCTGTGTTAATTGTTGTAGAGAATATGAATGTGAACAGAGGAACAAGATTCCCGGCTGTGAAATATTGTCAATAGAACCAGCACAATTTATCAGGAGAACAAAGACTCAGAGCAGAGTTTGTAGATAGTAAGACGAATATTTTCTGATGATCTCG from Scheffersomyces stipitis CBS 6054 chromosome 2, complete sequence encodes the following:
- the UBI5 gene encoding methyltransferase (Ubiquinone/menaquinone biosynthesis methyltransferase ubiE), encoding MATKYDTLEPVNALSILSTKTLLEFDVNKPRKTTEESAPLLGNPSKPLVGFTLDDLPELTTFREKFPDSVFRPGMKLLDFACGTGLVTMKLPPYLAEKGKTTEIVGIDINPKLLSIFNDKAEKHISEEVSIKSYIYDILDPELQPELSAKFGGKFDAIICTISYHHIDSYREVTKKLAEFLAPGGWLFIVDFYNEDVEKDIPAEKAGNAVRHMGGLKVDALNETLGSFSGLTNVSAAREFCVKLWQPDIFIENHSRQDIVDKMKSGDLESKNVNGDITYLVDNSIIIAVGQKS
- the CHS4 gene encoding chitin synthase regulatory factor gives rise to the protein MSTHPYRQKAPSSAPYPVEGDFATTGSVASNGLSHHNSGSILQSPKLHNLSSITNNTSNTSSIHGKSPIPASVATPYPQYDSSTPPPVFASNTAVVSPPSNPLSATSSVTNFNLNQQTPNVDSMFSKSENNLPMPQQKYGHSRSVSSTSSFFYDRDNASMVDFSQNIIQSYLGSNSTHLMPRIKTIELYRKNAKKSNDPTVLFQYAQYMLQTALLLDAEPSNLGGSSSQGNTPSQSIENSPRKELFNKNSNGSSLSISKTHKKSKSDTLDLGTELGDGSTVDDKRLKRALLKEAVHYLKKLSDKGYVDAQYLLADAYSSGALDRVENREAFVLFQAAAKHGHIESAYRTSYCYEEGLGTGRDSRKSIEYLKMAASKNHPASMYKLGIYSFYGRMGMPNHINTKKSGIKWLERASNVANELVAAAPFELGKIYYNGFQDIVIADKKYALELYSQAAALGHVQSAALLGQFYEVGEIVPQDNNLSIHYYTQAALGGDPESMLAMCAWYLIGSDPFLPKDENEAFEWAKRAAVCNLPKAQFALANFYEKGIGCIKDDEEAQTWYKRAAEGGEEKSLERISDQAAATKLRRQIGKKRSGTVGIAKGSAAQEKDCVIM
- a CDS encoding ubiquitin-conjugating enzyme (go_funtion ubiquitin conjugating enzyme activity~go_process protein modification; ubiquitin cycle), encoding MASRQSQRRLTKEYKAIQANPPPYIEAKPNDENILEWHYVITGPPNTPFEDGQYHGMLRFPNEYPFKPPSISMVTPNGRFSCNTRLCLSMSDYHPDTWNPAWSVATILTGLLSFMTGDESTTGSINTSENVKRRLARESLQWNIKENQRFIKQFPDLVKQNKTNIEIQKQKQDQEEKSAQTLNAHLDNEQPIDVHKNLDLLDPEDRARLLVEQEKANPVQNSFGLIVGVVAAAFLAAFFSFIRSG